From Astyanax mexicanus isolate ESR-SI-001 chromosome 16, AstMex3_surface, whole genome shotgun sequence, one genomic window encodes:
- the LOC103040691 gene encoding uncharacterized protein LOC103040691 isoform X1, whose amino-acid sequence MASDLQLKRAPFPQEEEEEFQQILKQIGGKGNVYLVGDVNREDGECKCSLMKEFVADVLPVDDLHREINSNGGVKSDCCPGQDGQQRKPEVGASIRAKSDKGRAMRCALVIFIFRHSYVHEKANHVCVKEVLKDVKARTVGHGAWPGLLGLVHAHSESPETRESVELLEQMLRSVFRKHPHDSIWAGHFVPKALEGVQAIRRHVCKAVLSAQATDNAPVQKGHLFLSVRQWFRRGRRDRANNSSNCQVHRGNTESTEEGIPLQKRAEPRVLEPGY is encoded by the exons ATGGCTTCAGATCTGCAGCTGAAAAGAGCTCCATTCccgcaggaggaggaggaggaatttCAGCAGATCCTGAAGCAGATCGGTGGGAAGGGGAATGTTTATCTGGTGGGTGATGTGAACAGGGAGGATGGGGAGTGTAAATGCAGCCTGATGAAGGAGTTTGTTGCTGATGTTTTGCCTGTGGACGACCTGCACAGAGAAATCAACAGCAACGGGGGCGTCAAGTCCGACTGCTGTCCCGGGCAAGATGGTCAACAACGAAAACCAGAAGTGGGTGCGAGTATCAGGGCTAAATCTGACAAGGGGAGAGCTATGCGCTGTGCCTTAGTCATTTTCATATTCAGACATAGTTATGTCCATGAGAAAGCCAACCACGTCTGTGTGAAAGAGGTGCTGAAGGATGTCAAGGCCAGGACAGTAGGTCATGGAGCTTGGCCTGGCCTGCTCGGACTGGTGCATGCCCACAGTGAAAGTCCAGAAACCAGGGAATCGGTGGAGCTTTTGGAGCAGATGCTGAGGTCCGTGTTCAGGAAACATCCACATGACTCCATATGGGCTGGGCATTTTGTTCCTAAAGCACTGGAAGGAGTGCAGGCCATCAGGAGACATGTCTGCAAAGCTGTGCTTTCTGCTCAGGCCACAG ATAACGCCCCAGTCCAAAAGGGCCACTTGTTCTTGTCAGTGCGACAGTGGTTTAGAAGAGGACGGAGAGACAGAGCAAACAATTCTTCAAATTGTCAGGTACATAGAG GAAACACAGAAAGCACAGAAGAAGGAATCCCCCTGCAGAAGAGAGCTGAGCCACGTGTATTAGAGCCGGGGTACTAA
- the LOC103040691 gene encoding uncharacterized protein LOC103040691 isoform X2, producing the protein MASDLQLKRAPFPQEEEEEFQQILKQIGGKGNVYLVGDVNREDGECKCSLMKEFVADVLPVDDLHREINSNGGVKSDCCPGQDGQQRKPEVGASIRAKSDKGRAMRCALVIFIFRHSYVHEKANHVCVKEVLKDVKARTVGHGAWPGLLGLVHAHSESPETRESVELLEQMLRSVFRKHPHDSIWAGHFVPKALEGVQAIRRHVCKAVLSAQATDNAPVQKGHLFLSVRQWFRRGRRDRANNSSNCQETQKAQKKESPCRRELSHVY; encoded by the exons ATGGCTTCAGATCTGCAGCTGAAAAGAGCTCCATTCccgcaggaggaggaggaggaatttCAGCAGATCCTGAAGCAGATCGGTGGGAAGGGGAATGTTTATCTGGTGGGTGATGTGAACAGGGAGGATGGGGAGTGTAAATGCAGCCTGATGAAGGAGTTTGTTGCTGATGTTTTGCCTGTGGACGACCTGCACAGAGAAATCAACAGCAACGGGGGCGTCAAGTCCGACTGCTGTCCCGGGCAAGATGGTCAACAACGAAAACCAGAAGTGGGTGCGAGTATCAGGGCTAAATCTGACAAGGGGAGAGCTATGCGCTGTGCCTTAGTCATTTTCATATTCAGACATAGTTATGTCCATGAGAAAGCCAACCACGTCTGTGTGAAAGAGGTGCTGAAGGATGTCAAGGCCAGGACAGTAGGTCATGGAGCTTGGCCTGGCCTGCTCGGACTGGTGCATGCCCACAGTGAAAGTCCAGAAACCAGGGAATCGGTGGAGCTTTTGGAGCAGATGCTGAGGTCCGTGTTCAGGAAACATCCACATGACTCCATATGGGCTGGGCATTTTGTTCCTAAAGCACTGGAAGGAGTGCAGGCCATCAGGAGACATGTCTGCAAAGCTGTGCTTTCTGCTCAGGCCACAG ATAACGCCCCAGTCCAAAAGGGCCACTTGTTCTTGTCAGTGCGACAGTGGTTTAGAAGAGGACGGAGAGACAGAGCAAACAATTCTTCAAATTGTCAG GAAACACAGAAAGCACAGAAGAAGGAATCCCCCTGCAGAAGAGAGCTGAGCCACGTGTATTAG